A single Pan troglodytes isolate AG18354 chromosome 19, NHGRI_mPanTro3-v2.0_pri, whole genome shotgun sequence DNA region contains:
- the TRPV1 gene encoding transient receptor potential cation channel subfamily V member 1 isoform X1 translates to MQVAHWATEDPARMKKWSSTDLGAAADPLQKDTCPDPLDGDPNSRPPPAKPQLSTAKSRTRLFGKGDLEEAFPVDCPHEEGELDSCPTITVSPVITIQRPGDGPTGARLLSQDSVAASTEKTLRLYDRRSIFEAVAQNNCQDLESLLLFLQKSKKHLTDNEFKDPETGKTCLLKAMLNLHDGQNNTIPLLLEIARQTDSLKEFVNASYTDSYYKGQTALHIAIERRNMALVTLLVENGADVQAAAHGDFFKKTKGRPGFYFGELPLSLAACTNQLGIVKFLLQNSWQTADISARDSVGNTVLHALVEVADNTADNTKFVTSMYNEILILGAKLHPTLKLEELTNKKGMTPLALAAGTGKIGVLAYILQREIQEPECRHLSRKFTEWAYGPVHSSLYDLSCIDTCEKNSVLEVIAYSSSETPNRHDMLLVEPLNRLLQDKWDRFVKRIFYFNFLVYCLYMIIFTMAAYYRPVDGLPPFKMEKTGDYFRVTGEILSVLGGVYFFFRGIQYFLQRRPSMKTLFVDSYSEMLFFLQSLFMLATVVLYFSHLKEYVASMVFSLALGWTNMLYYTRGFQQMGIYAVMIEKMILRDLCRFMFVYVVFLFGFSTAVVTLIEDGKNDSLPSESTSHRWRGPACRPPDSSYNSLYSTCLELFKFTIGMGDLEFTENYDFKAVFIILLLAYVILTYILLLNMLIALMGETVNKIAQESKNIWKLQRAITILDTEKSFLKCMRKAFRSGKLLQVGYTPDGKDDYRWCFRVDEVNWTTWNTNVGIINEDPGNCEGVKRTLSFSLRSSRVSGRHWKNFALVPLLREASARDRQSAQPEEVYLRQFSGSLKPEDAEVFKSPAASGEK, encoded by the exons GTTGCACACTGGGCCACAGAGGATCCAGCAAGGATGAAGAAATGGAGCAGCACAGACTTGGGGGCAGCTGCGGACCCACTCCAAAAGGACACCTGCCCAGACCCCCTGGATGGAGACCCTAACTCCAGGCCACCTCCAGCCAAGCCCCAGCTCTCCACGGCCAAGAGCCGCACCCGGCTCTTTGGGAAGGGTGACTTGGAGGAGGCTTTCCCGGTGGATTGCCCTCACGAGGAAGGTGAGCTGGACTCCTGCCCGACCATCACGGTCAGCCCTGTTATCACCATCCAGAGGCCAGGAGACGGCCCCACCGGTGCCAG GCTGCTGTCCCAGGACTCTGTCGCCGCCAGCACCGAGAAGACCCTCAGGCTCTATGATCGCAGGAGTATCTTTGAAGCCGTTGCTCAGAATAACTGCCAGGATCTGGAGAGCCTGCTGCTCTTCCTGCAGAAGAGCAAGAAGCACCTCACAGACAACGAGTTCAAAG ACCCTGAGACAGGGAAGACCTGTCTGCTGAAAGCCATGCTCAACCTGCACGACGGACAAAACAACACCATCCCCCTGCTCCTGGAGATCGCGCGGCAAACGGACAGCCTGAAGGAGTTTGTCAACGCCAGCTACACGGACAGCTACTACAAGG GCCAGACAGCACTGCACATCGCCATCGAGAGACGCAACATGGCCCTGGTGACCCTCCTGGTGGAGAACGGAGCAGACGTCCAGGCTGCGGCCCATGGGGACTTCTTTAAGAAAACCAAAGGGCGGCCTGGATTCTACTTTG GTGAACTGCCCCTGTCCCTGGCCGCGTGCACCAACCAGCTGGGCATCGTGAAGTTCCTGCTGCAGAACTCCTGGCAGACGGCCGACATCAGCGCCAGGGACTCGGTGGGCAACACGGTGCTGCATGCCCTGGTGGAGGTGGCCGATAACACGGCCGACAACACGAAGTTTGTGACGAGCATGTACAATGAGATTCTGATCCTGGGGGCCAAACTGCACCCGACGCTGAAGCTGGAGGAGCTCACCAACAAGAAGGGAATGACGCCGCTGGCTCTGGCAGCTGGGACCGGGAAGATCGGG GTCTTGGCCTATATTCTCCAGCGGGAGATCCAGGAGCCCGAGTGCAGGCACCTGTCCAGGAAGTTCACCGAGTGGGCCTACGGGCCCGTGCACTCCTCGCTGTACGACCTGTCCTGCATCGACACCTGCGAGAAGAACTCGGTGCTGGAGGTGATCGCCTACAGCAGCAGCGAGACCCCT AATCGCCACGACATGCTCTTGGTGGAGCCGCTGAACCGACTCCTGCAGGACAAGTGGGACAGATTCGTCAAGCGCATCTTCTACTTCAACTTCCTGGTCTACTGCCTGTACATGATCATCTTCACCATGGCTGCCTACTACAGGCCCGTGGATGGCTTG CCTCCCTTTAAGATGGAAAAAACTGGAGACTATTTCCGAGTTACTGGAGAGATCCTGTCTGTGTTAGGAGGAGTCTACTTCTTTTTCCGAGGG ATTCAGTATTTCCTGCAGAGGCGGCCGTCGATGAAGACCCTGTTTGTGGACAGCTACAGTGAGATGCTTTT CTTTCTGCAGTCACTGTTCATGCTGGCCACCGTGGTGCTGTACTTCAGCCACCTCAAGGAGTATGTGGCTTCCATGGTGTTCTCCCTGGCCTTGGGCTGGACCAACATGCTCTACTACACCCGCGGTTTCCAGCAGATGGGCATCTACGCCGTCATGATAGAGAAG ATGATCCTGAGAGACCTGTGCCGTTTCATGTTTGTCTATGTCGTCTTCTTGTTCGGGTTTTCCACAG CGGTGGTGACACTGATTGAAGACGGGAAGAACGACTCCCTGCCGTCTGAGTCCACGTCGCACAGGTGGCGGGGGCCTGCCTGCAGGCCCCCCGATAGCTCCTACAACAGCCTGTACTCCACCTGCCTGGAGCTGTTCAAGTTCACCATCGGCATGGGCGACCTGGAGTTCACTGAGAACTATGACTTCAAGGCTGTCTTCATCATCCTGCTGCTGGCCTATGTAATTCTCACCTACATCCTCCTGCTCAACATGCTCATTGCCCTCATGGGCGAGACTGTCAACAAGATCGCACAGGAGAGCAAGAACATCTGGAAGctgcag AGAGCCATCACCATCCTGGACACGGAGAAGAGCTTCCTTAAGTGCATGAGGAAGGCCTTCCGCTCAGGCAAGCTGCTGCAGGTGGGGTACACCCCTGATGGCAAGGACGACTACCGGTGGTGCTTCAG GGTGGATGAGGTGAACTGGACCACCTGGAACACCAACGTGGGCATCATCAACGAAGACCCGGGCAACTGTGAGGGCGTCAAGCGCACCCTGAGCTTCTCCCTGCGGTCAAGCAGAG TTTCAGGCAGACACTGGAAGAACTTTGCCCTGGTCCCCCTTTTAAGAGAGGCAAGTGCTCGAGATAGGCAGTCTGCTCAGCCCGAGGAAGTTTATCTGCGACAGTTTTCAGGGTCTCTGAAGCCAGAGGACGCTGAGGTCTTCAAGAGTCCTGCCGCTTCCGGGGAGAAGTGA
- the TRPV1 gene encoding transient receptor potential cation channel subfamily V member 1 isoform X2 has protein sequence MKKWSSTDLGAAADPLQKDTCPDPLDGDPNSRPPPAKPQLSTAKSRTRLFGKGDLEEAFPVDCPHEEGELDSCPTITVSPVITIQRPGDGPTGARLLSQDSVAASTEKTLRLYDRRSIFEAVAQNNCQDLESLLLFLQKSKKHLTDNEFKDPETGKTCLLKAMLNLHDGQNNTIPLLLEIARQTDSLKEFVNASYTDSYYKGQTALHIAIERRNMALVTLLVENGADVQAAAHGDFFKKTKGRPGFYFGELPLSLAACTNQLGIVKFLLQNSWQTADISARDSVGNTVLHALVEVADNTADNTKFVTSMYNEILILGAKLHPTLKLEELTNKKGMTPLALAAGTGKIGVLAYILQREIQEPECRHLSRKFTEWAYGPVHSSLYDLSCIDTCEKNSVLEVIAYSSSETPNRHDMLLVEPLNRLLQDKWDRFVKRIFYFNFLVYCLYMIIFTMAAYYRPVDGLPPFKMEKTGDYFRVTGEILSVLGGVYFFFRGIQYFLQRRPSMKTLFVDSYSEMLFFLQSLFMLATVVLYFSHLKEYVASMVFSLALGWTNMLYYTRGFQQMGIYAVMIEKVMSLVSAGGGQGSCLAEPSEDCQELNEKAPAVVTLIEDGKNDSLPSESTSHRWRGPACRPPDSSYNSLYSTCLELFKFTIGMGDLEFTENYDFKAVFIILLLAYVILTYILLLNMLIALMGETVNKIAQESKNIWKLQRAITILDTEKSFLKCMRKAFRSGKLLQVGYTPDGKDDYRWCFRVDEVNWTTWNTNVGIINEDPGNCEGVKRTLSFSLRSSRVSGRHWKNFALVPLLREASARDRQSAQPEEVYLRQFSGSLKPEDAEVFKSPAASGEK, from the exons ATGAAGAAATGGAGCAGCACAGACTTGGGGGCAGCTGCGGACCCACTCCAAAAGGACACCTGCCCAGACCCCCTGGATGGAGACCCTAACTCCAGGCCACCTCCAGCCAAGCCCCAGCTCTCCACGGCCAAGAGCCGCACCCGGCTCTTTGGGAAGGGTGACTTGGAGGAGGCTTTCCCGGTGGATTGCCCTCACGAGGAAGGTGAGCTGGACTCCTGCCCGACCATCACGGTCAGCCCTGTTATCACCATCCAGAGGCCAGGAGACGGCCCCACCGGTGCCAG GCTGCTGTCCCAGGACTCTGTCGCCGCCAGCACCGAGAAGACCCTCAGGCTCTATGATCGCAGGAGTATCTTTGAAGCCGTTGCTCAGAATAACTGCCAGGATCTGGAGAGCCTGCTGCTCTTCCTGCAGAAGAGCAAGAAGCACCTCACAGACAACGAGTTCAAAG ACCCTGAGACAGGGAAGACCTGTCTGCTGAAAGCCATGCTCAACCTGCACGACGGACAAAACAACACCATCCCCCTGCTCCTGGAGATCGCGCGGCAAACGGACAGCCTGAAGGAGTTTGTCAACGCCAGCTACACGGACAGCTACTACAAGG GCCAGACAGCACTGCACATCGCCATCGAGAGACGCAACATGGCCCTGGTGACCCTCCTGGTGGAGAACGGAGCAGACGTCCAGGCTGCGGCCCATGGGGACTTCTTTAAGAAAACCAAAGGGCGGCCTGGATTCTACTTTG GTGAACTGCCCCTGTCCCTGGCCGCGTGCACCAACCAGCTGGGCATCGTGAAGTTCCTGCTGCAGAACTCCTGGCAGACGGCCGACATCAGCGCCAGGGACTCGGTGGGCAACACGGTGCTGCATGCCCTGGTGGAGGTGGCCGATAACACGGCCGACAACACGAAGTTTGTGACGAGCATGTACAATGAGATTCTGATCCTGGGGGCCAAACTGCACCCGACGCTGAAGCTGGAGGAGCTCACCAACAAGAAGGGAATGACGCCGCTGGCTCTGGCAGCTGGGACCGGGAAGATCGGG GTCTTGGCCTATATTCTCCAGCGGGAGATCCAGGAGCCCGAGTGCAGGCACCTGTCCAGGAAGTTCACCGAGTGGGCCTACGGGCCCGTGCACTCCTCGCTGTACGACCTGTCCTGCATCGACACCTGCGAGAAGAACTCGGTGCTGGAGGTGATCGCCTACAGCAGCAGCGAGACCCCT AATCGCCACGACATGCTCTTGGTGGAGCCGCTGAACCGACTCCTGCAGGACAAGTGGGACAGATTCGTCAAGCGCATCTTCTACTTCAACTTCCTGGTCTACTGCCTGTACATGATCATCTTCACCATGGCTGCCTACTACAGGCCCGTGGATGGCTTG CCTCCCTTTAAGATGGAAAAAACTGGAGACTATTTCCGAGTTACTGGAGAGATCCTGTCTGTGTTAGGAGGAGTCTACTTCTTTTTCCGAGGG ATTCAGTATTTCCTGCAGAGGCGGCCGTCGATGAAGACCCTGTTTGTGGACAGCTACAGTGAGATGCTTTT CTTTCTGCAGTCACTGTTCATGCTGGCCACCGTGGTGCTGTACTTCAGCCACCTCAAGGAGTATGTGGCTTCCATGGTGTTCTCCCTGGCCTTGGGCTGGACCAACATGCTCTACTACACCCGCGGTTTCCAGCAGATGGGCATCTACGCCGTCATGATAGAGAAG GTAATGAGCTTGGTCAGCgctgggggagggcaggggtCCTGCTTGGCTGAGCCTTCTGAAGACTGCCAGGAGCTGAATGAGAAGGCACCGG CGGTGGTGACACTGATTGAAGACGGGAAGAACGACTCCCTGCCGTCTGAGTCCACGTCGCACAGGTGGCGGGGGCCTGCCTGCAGGCCCCCCGATAGCTCCTACAACAGCCTGTACTCCACCTGCCTGGAGCTGTTCAAGTTCACCATCGGCATGGGCGACCTGGAGTTCACTGAGAACTATGACTTCAAGGCTGTCTTCATCATCCTGCTGCTGGCCTATGTAATTCTCACCTACATCCTCCTGCTCAACATGCTCATTGCCCTCATGGGCGAGACTGTCAACAAGATCGCACAGGAGAGCAAGAACATCTGGAAGctgcag AGAGCCATCACCATCCTGGACACGGAGAAGAGCTTCCTTAAGTGCATGAGGAAGGCCTTCCGCTCAGGCAAGCTGCTGCAGGTGGGGTACACCCCTGATGGCAAGGACGACTACCGGTGGTGCTTCAG GGTGGATGAGGTGAACTGGACCACCTGGAACACCAACGTGGGCATCATCAACGAAGACCCGGGCAACTGTGAGGGCGTCAAGCGCACCCTGAGCTTCTCCCTGCGGTCAAGCAGAG TTTCAGGCAGACACTGGAAGAACTTTGCCCTGGTCCCCCTTTTAAGAGAGGCAAGTGCTCGAGATAGGCAGTCTGCTCAGCCCGAGGAAGTTTATCTGCGACAGTTTTCAGGGTCTCTGAAGCCAGAGGACGCTGAGGTCTTCAAGAGTCCTGCCGCTTCCGGGGAGAAGTGA